In one Geoglobus acetivorans genomic region, the following are encoded:
- the ftsZ gene encoding cell division protein FtsZ, translating to MKSFIRDAQEYYRKEMESKRQNFSIEEFGTPNIVVVGCGGSGNNTVNRLKNIGVDGVTTIAINTDRQHLEMIKADKKILIGRSLTKGLGAGGYPEIGRKAAELARGVLEDLLRDAHLVFVCAGLGGGTGTGSAPVVAEIAKKQGAIVIGMVQMPFSVERARIEKAREGLEELKKHTDTVIVLDNNKLLEYVPNLPIEQAFSVMDQIVAETIKGIVDTITKPSLMNIDYADVRAIMGHGGVAVMLVGEAKSQNKAQEVVRDCLSHPLLEVDYRGATGALIHITGGPDLSIKEAEEIVRDLTFEISDSAMVIWGARIDREFEGIVRVTAIMTGVNPEKAFAAKEEGFLPFSGNGRKKGSGYVKSHSTSEPHPVPSMVAKNFGGIDVL from the coding sequence ATGAAGTCGTTTATTAGAGATGCTCAGGAATATTATAGAAAGGAAATGGAAAGCAAGAGACAGAACTTCTCGATTGAGGAGTTTGGAACACCAAACATAGTTGTCGTGGGCTGTGGTGGAAGTGGAAATAACACCGTGAACAGGTTGAAGAATATAGGCGTGGATGGAGTTACGACGATTGCAATCAATACTGACAGACAGCATCTTGAGATGATAAAGGCGGATAAAAAGATCCTGATAGGGAGAAGCCTTACGAAGGGTCTTGGGGCAGGAGGCTATCCTGAAATCGGAAGGAAAGCAGCGGAACTTGCGAGAGGTGTGCTTGAAGACCTGCTCAGAGATGCACACCTTGTTTTTGTCTGTGCAGGTCTTGGCGGTGGAACCGGAACTGGCTCCGCTCCTGTCGTTGCAGAGATTGCAAAGAAGCAGGGTGCGATAGTTATCGGAATGGTTCAGATGCCGTTCAGCGTTGAAAGGGCGAGAATAGAGAAAGCAAGGGAGGGACTTGAGGAGCTGAAGAAGCACACTGACACGGTTATTGTGCTGGATAACAACAAGCTCCTCGAGTATGTGCCAAACCTGCCCATAGAACAGGCCTTCAGCGTTATGGACCAGATAGTTGCCGAGACGATAAAGGGCATTGTCGATACGATTACCAAGCCGTCTCTTATGAACATCGACTATGCCGATGTCAGGGCAATCATGGGGCATGGCGGTGTGGCAGTGATGCTTGTTGGTGAAGCAAAGTCCCAGAACAAGGCTCAGGAAGTCGTCAGAGACTGCCTGTCTCATCCGCTTCTCGAGGTCGACTACAGGGGTGCGACGGGCGCGTTAATCCACATAACTGGTGGACCCGACCTCTCGATAAAGGAGGCAGAGGAGATAGTCAGGGACCTTACGTTCGAGATTTCAGACAGTGCAATGGTCATCTGGGGCGCGAGGATTGACAGGGAATTCGAGGGCATTGTCAGGGTTACGGCGATAATGACCGGAGTGAACCCTGAAAAAGCTTTCGCGGCCAAGGAGGAGGGATTTCTACCTTTTTCCGGAAACGGTAGGAAAAAGGGCAGTGGATATGTTAAATCCCACAGCACATCAGAACCGCACCCGGTCCCGTCAATGGTTGCAAAGAACTTTGGTGGTATTGACGTTCTCTGA
- a CDS encoding MTH1187 family thiamine-binding protein yields the protein MIVEMSVVPVGAGESVSRYVAEVLKIIRSRNLKYELSSMGTSVELDNYHELGELLQEINDRLVEMGVGRVYMVIKIDSRVKGGSIEQKKESVMDKL from the coding sequence ATGATTGTCGAAATGTCTGTTGTGCCGGTGGGTGCTGGCGAATCTGTCAGCAGGTATGTTGCAGAGGTCTTGAAAATCATCCGCAGCAGGAATCTGAAATATGAACTCTCCTCCATGGGGACTTCTGTAGAGCTGGATAACTATCACGAACTTGGAGAACTCCTGCAGGAAATAAATGACAGACTGGTGGAGATGGGTGTGGGAAGGGTTTACATGGTGATAAAAATCGACAGCAGGGTGAAGGGGGGCAGCATAGAGCAGAAAAAAGAATCCGTCATGGACAAGCTATGA
- a CDS encoding type II toxin-antitoxin system ParD family antitoxin has translation MRKISIRVTDQQYEFIEQLVASGDYANTSEVIREALRLFMKVKRKEMKEVFGDEIRWRGENV, from the coding sequence ATGAGAAAAATATCTATCCGTGTCACGGACCAGCAGTACGAATTTATCGAACAGCTTGTTGCAAGTGGGGATTACGCTAATACAAGTGAAGTCATCAGAGAAGCTCTCAGGCTTTTTATGAAGGTTAAGCGGAAAGAAATGAAGGAAGTTTTTGGTGACGAAATTAGGTGGAGAGGGGAGAATGTATGA